A genomic region of Oleidesulfovibrio alaskensis DSM 16109 contains the following coding sequences:
- a CDS encoding Rha family transcriptional regulator, which produces MHPQNGQEYRMFLMDRDGFSLLVMGFTGNKALAWKLKYIEAFNRMEAELMKRQVNVLPDFTNLVEAARAWADQVEQKMVCEAQAKALIP; this is translated from the coding sequence ATCCATCCGCAGAATGGTCAGGAGTACCGCATGTTCCTCATGGACCGTGACGGCTTCTCTCTGCTCGTCATGGGCTTCACCGGAAACAAGGCACTGGCTTGGAAGCTCAAGTACATCGAAGCCTTCAACCGCATGGAAGCCGAACTAATGAAGCGACAGGTGAATGTCCTGCCCGACTTTACCAATCTTGTTGAAGCCGCTCGTGCGTGGGCTGATCAGGTCGAACAGAAGATGGTTTGCGAAGCACAGGCCAAAGCCCTCATTCCCTAG